The sequence GTGGTTGGCTTTCATCAGTTTCAGCTTGCTGACCTGAATATCCAAATCCATCTTTTCTTTTATATAGGGATTCCCCGTTGCCAGAGCCTTAACCTCTGCATAAGAAAGTGCTGCTTCGTCCACATCCTCACAACTTCGCACCGGAGATTTGCTTGTCATAATCTGACCGATAAATTTCTGCTTATTCTCGATAAGCTGCCATGAGTAGCTGTCAAATGTTCCCTCTGTCACATACCGGAAAATCTTAACCTTTGGATTCCTGTTGCCCTGCCGCAAAATACGCCCCTCCTGCTGTTCAATATCAGACGGACGCCACGGTACATCGAGGTGGTGCAGAGCAATCAGTCTGTCCTGCACGTTTGTCCCGGCTCCCATTTTTGCAGTAGAACCCAATAAAAAACGAACCTGTCCGCTTCTTACCTTACTGAACAGCTCCGCTTTCCTAAGCTCCGTATTTGCCTGATGTATAAAGGCGATTTCTTCTGCGGGAACACCTTTTTCCATCAGTTTATTTCTTATATCCTCATAGACATTAAATGTACCATCTCCTTTCGGTGTCGATAAATCACAGAAAATAAGCTGTGCTGATTTCTCCCCTTTGGTATCTTCCCAAATCTCAAATGCCTTATCCACACAGGTTTTTGCTTTGGAATGTTCCTCATCGGGGAGCATATCGTTGATCAGACGCTGGTCGAGTGCCAGTTTTCTTCCATCGTTGGTAATCTTGAGCATATTATCCTGATGCGGCTCTACCAGTCTGTTACGCACTGCCTCCGCCCGATCTGCCAGCGATGTTACCATCTCTTTCTGATATTCGCTGGGTTTCAGCACCACGTTCTCATATTCTGCTTCCGGCACAGGCAGCTTTAACATATCCGGTGTCTGGATATCCGCACTCTCCTTGAAAAGTGCAATCAGCTCCGGCAGATTGAAGAATTTTGCAAATCTTGTCTTTGCCCGGTATCCTGTTCCCTCCGGTGCCAGCTCAATGGCGGTCTGTGTTTCTCCAAAAGAAGCTGCCCAACTGTCAAAATGCCCTAATCCCATCTTCTGAAGCGTACCATACTGAAGATACCGCATATTGGTGTAAAGCTCCGTCATACTGTTGCTGATCGGCGTACCCGTAGCAAACGTAATGCCCTTTCCGCCAGTCAGCTCATCAAGGTACTGGCACTTAGCAAACATATCGGAGGACTTCTGTGCTTCCGTCTGTGCAATGCCCGCCACATTCCGCATTTTCGTGTATAGAAAAAGGTTCTTATAATTGTGACTTTCATCTACAAACAGCCTGTCCACACCTAACTGCTCAAAGGTTACAACATTATCTTTCCGGGAAGTATCGTTGAGTTTTTCCAGTCTTGTCATAAGGGATTTTCTGGACTTTTCCATCTGCTTAATGGTGTAACGCTCCCCGTTATCTGCTTTCGCCTGCTCTATGGCAAGCTCAATCTCATCAATCTGTCTTTCGATAATGCCTATCTGTCTTTCCTGCGACAACGGGATTTTTTCAAACTGGCTATGCCCGATAATGACAGCATCATAATCTCCGGTGGCGATTCTGGAACAGAATTTCTTCCGGTTGGCTGGATCAAAATCTTTCTTCGTTGCCGCTAAAATATTTGCTCCGGGATATAACCGCAAAAAGTCACTCGCCCACTGTTCCGTCAAATGATTGGGAACAACGAACAGGCTCTTTTGGCATAACCCTAACCGCTTGCTTTCCATTGCTGCAGCAATCATTTCAAAAGTCTTTCCTGCTCCCACACAATGAGCAAGCAGGGTATTGTCCCCGTAAAGCTGGTGTGCCACCGCATTTAACTGGTGCGGTCTAAGGTCGATGTCCGGTGTCATGCCAGGGAATTTCAAATGGGAACCGTCATATTCTCTTGGTCTGGTAGAATTAAAGAGCTTGTTATATTTCGCCACCAAGTCCTGTCTACGTTCCTGATCTTCAAATACCCAGTTCTTAAAGGCTTCCCGGACTGCCTCCTGTTTCTGACTGGCAATCATGGTTTCCTTTTTATTCAGGACTCTCGTTTCCTTTCCGTCCTCTATCACGGTATCGTACACCCGGCTGTCCTTTAAATTCAGAGAATCCTCTAAAATCTGATAAGCATTTCTCCGGTTTGTACCATAAGTCATATTTACAAGACTGTTTCCGTAATCCGCACTTTTTCCTTTTACATTCCACTGTCCTGTCACATCGGAATACTGAATCCCCATTGTATTCCGGTTGAAGAGATGCTGCGGTGTTTCAAAAACATCACGCATGAAATCTTCAATATATTTCGGTTCAACCCATGTGGCACCGATACGCACCTCAATCTCGCTGGCATCCAGTTCTGTGGGCTGCACCTGTGTAAGTGCCTGCACATTTATGTTGTATTCCGGGTGGTTTTCGGCGTAAATCTTCGCTGTTTGCAACTTATCCCGGACATTGCCGCTTAAATACTCGTCCGCTGCTTCCCACCTGTCTGTGACCGGATTCTGAAAGATAATGCCCGTCAGTTCTTCTTTGATTGTATCAATCTCTTTTCCGGTCAGCTCCGCCATATAAGAAAGGTCCACTTTTGCTTTTTCTGATAAAGATACTGCCAGAGCTTCCGTTGCTGTATCCACGCTTGTAACCACTTCCGCTTTCTTAATGGTACGTTTCGTGAACATATCCGCTTTGCCTTTGAAATTTCCCTCGTCATCCAGCTTTTCCAGAGAACATAACAGACAATAGCTGCTGTCCTGATTAAAGGCTCTTTTGTTGGTCTGGGAATTGATTAAACCGTATTTTCTGCTGAACGTATCATAAAGGGTATTCAATTCTTTCTGCTTTTCCTTAATCACAGTATCCGGATATTCTTCCAACTGCAAATTGATAAGCTCTTGCGTACAGTTTCGGATTCCTACCATGCCTTTTATGCGTTCCTGCATGGATTCTGACATATCCACAGGCTTCATAATGGAATTTTCACGGTAATATACCTTATCTTCCACCAGTGTGTAGCTGTAATTCTTTACGTCCGGGTCTGCCGGAATGGTGGCATCTGCCAGCTCATCCGCAAGCTCGTCCGTCTCCACTGCTTCGATTTCCCCGTCAATCCGGCTGACCGCATCCATTAACTGCTCTGCAAACGGTCTTGTGGCATCCGGTTGGCAGGTGCTTTCCATGCCATAGGGACCGCTGACCATTTCCATCTTCCCAACAATCATTTCCGGGTGTTCCGCAAAGTAGGTATTCATGGCGATACCGTTTGCATCTTCTGATAAATGTACCCAATCCGGTTCTATGTCCATCACACGGTCACGCTTCTTAAAAAACAAAATATCCGAAGTGACTTCTGTCCCTGCATTTTCCTTAAATGCTGTATTCGGAAGTCTGACCGCCCCCATAAGCTCCGCTCGCTGAGCCAGATACTTTCTGACCTCCGGACTTTTTTTATCCATTGTTCCCTTACTGGTAACAAAAGCAACCACACCGCCGGGACGGACTTTATCTAATGTCTTTGCAAAGAAATAATCATGAATCAGGAAATTATTTTTATCATATTGTTTATCCGCTACCTTATACTGTCCGAATGGCACGTTGCCGACTGCTACATCAAAAAAATCATTCGGATAGTCTGTTTTTTCAAAACCGGATATTTTAATATCCGCTTTCGGATAGAGCTGTCTTGCAATCCTGCCCGTAATACCATCCAGCTCCACACCATAAAGTCGGCTTTCCTGCATCTTCTCCGGCAGCATTCCGAAGAAATTTCCGATACCCATTGCAGGCTCTAATACATTCCCCTTTTCAAATCCCATACGGTCTAAGGTATCATAAATACTGCGGATAATGGCAGGACTGGTATAGTGGGCATTTAAGGTGCTTTCCCTTGCAGAAGCGTACTCCTGCGACGATAACAATTCCTTTAACTGCTGATATTCTCCCGCCCATGCAGATTTGCTTTCATCAAAGGCATCGGCAAGCCCGCCCCAGCCAACATACTGTGATAAAATCTGCTGTTCCGACCGTGTGGCGATACGGTTCTCGCTCTCCACCTTTTCCAAAGTACGGATTGCTTCTATATTTCGTCGGAATTTCTCTTTCGCACTGCCTGCTCCTAACGCATCGTCTGTAATGTGGAAATTGACCGCATTGGATTTATCAATCTTTGGTGCAGGCTGCTTCACAGGCTTTTCTATGGCAGGTTCTTCCACTGACTTTTGGACATCGTGTCCAGAAGTGTCCGGTTCCATGCTTTGCAGATAGTGTTCCGCTTCCTCTTTTGTTTCAAAGGTGGGAATTGTACCGTCCTCTTTTATATAATAATCTTCCCTGCCATGATCCCATACTGCAAAATCCTGTCCCGGCTCAAAGGCATCGCTGGTTTCCTCAACTGAGAATCGTGATTCTGTTTCCGCTACATCTTCCGTTCCTTCAATGCGTGAAAATACCTCCGCTTCGTGTCGGTCTATATCTTCCATTGCAATGAGATTCAAATAATCGTTTTCAATTTCTTCCCTGCTCGGTTTGTAATCATATTCAAAATGGACATTTTCGTTTATGAGTACGTAAAAGAACGCATTGTCCTGCATGGAATTTCCAAGCACATAGTTATTTTCTTCCGACTTCCATTCATCAATCTTTAAACACAACTGCCCGTCAATGGTAATCTGCTGTGCCGCAATCTCCTTTTCCTGCTCCATATACCGTCTTGTCTGATTGATAAATCCATTTAAGACCGCCGGATGGGAAGAAACAATCAAATCACGGTTCTCATACTTGGCATACGGTTCTATTTCTTTTGCCCATGCCTTATTGTCGGGAGAAAATCTGCCATCGTGCGTCAGGTGCATGACAGTATTGGCAAGTACATAGCTGACACGCTCGCTACCATATTTTCGGATTACTTCATCCGGTGTATCTTTCGGCAGACGATACCCGTCAAATTTTTCCGAAATCGTCCGTTCAATGGCTTCTTTACAGGCAACCTTCGTTTTCCGTTCTATTACCGCCTGTGCTTTTTCCAGCGCTTTCTGTGCTTCTTCCTCTTTGTACCGGGCATAGGCTTCTTTCCCTGCCGGAGATAAATACTTATCTTCCGCCACCAACTTTCGGATACGCTTTTCGACTACTTTCCAAGACAGCAGCACTTTCGCATAAGGTTCGCAGATATTTCCCTTTTTTAATTCAATCCCTTTAAAGTTGTGGTCTTGCCAGCTATGGTCTGCTCCGGCAAGTGCATGAGAGCCGCCTCCAATGCCATATTCTTTTTTCAGAAATTCCGCTGCTTCTTTGCTGTCATGCTTTTCCTGAAAATAATCATAGATGCGGAAAGAACCATGTGAATATCCACTTCCCCTGCCAAGATTATGGTCTATCTCGTCCTGAGTAATAAAATCCTCCCTTTTTATTTCCACATGGTCTGCGGTTGGAAAGATTTGTTTTTCTATCAGCAGATTGTCAAGTTCCTCCCGCAGCTCCTCTTTTGGCATAACTGAACGGAAACGTAGCTTTTTCTCTCCGGTTTCAAGCTGATGAAGTGCCTGATCCATGTGGGAAGCCACAAGCTCAACTCCTTCTTTTGTAGAAAGGTATTCTATCATTCTTGCATGAGCCTCCGGATAATTTCCTGCTTTTAGCCCAAGCTCCTCCGGCAGTTCTCCCATGCCATCCCGGAAAAAGAAAAAGAGATGCCCTGCAATCCGGTCACGTTCTGCTTCGTCAGTCAGATAAGCTTCATTTGCTCCCATATAGGTACCGTTTACTACCTGTGAGCGGATTTTTGCTTCCACCTCCTGCCAGTTCATCTGAAGCACCGGACGCTCTGTCGATGTGCCATATCCGACACGCATCCCATCCTCATTGAACCATACCGCTAACTGCTTTCCGTCAAATTCAAAGCCCTTTCCGGTTGTTCCATACTCTTTCTGTAAGAAAGCAGCCATCTCCTCCGGTGTCTTTCCCTGCTGATATTTGGTGTAGATACGCTTTCTGCTGTTATCCCTGCCTCCGCCGCTCCGCAGAATATCCGCTATCTGCTCCGGCGGTATCTTTGTTTCTGACCGTATCGGTGTCACTGTTTCCGCCTGTTTCATGGCAAGATTGCCAGCCTGCTCCGTAAACATGGAAAATAAGTCAAGCTGCTGGTACATTCCCGCTGTTTCAATCCGCTCTGCGGTTTCTCCTGGAAGAAGATATACTCCGTCCTCCATATAGGAATTGACAAGAAAACGTGCTTCCTCCCATGACAGCCTGCTTTCCGCTTCACGGGTCAGATAATTGCCTTTCCATAAGGTAATACCGTCCTCATCGGCACGGTAGCCGCCCCGCATTTCCCCGATATTGAACTCGGTGTATTCTTCCATGCGGAACGAATTTCTCAGATAATCCGCCTGAATCTTTGCATCCTGCTCTATCTGAAAATACCCAGCTATTTCCGGTCTTTTATGCTTCAGGAACTCATCACTGCATAAAATACCACGCTGTAAGTCCTCCCCCTGCTCTGTTTCAGACAGCTTCGGAAAAAAAGAACCGGATAATGAATGTTCTCCACTATCCGGTTCTGGTATTTCTTCTTCCTGTATGTCATTTTCTAACTGTAAATCAGTTCCGTCAGCACGATCTCCTCCGCTGAATGTCTGATGTTGTTCATCTTCGCTACCCACTTCATCTGATCGGCTGCTTTCAGTTCCTCGTTCACTCCCTCTGCTTTCGCCATCTGTTCGCTCAGGGCTTCCATTCTCTGCTCTGCCTGCTCCTGTATCTCCAGACAGTGTGCTTTCAGCTCGCCCGCCAGTATCATGCCCTGATAAATCCCTTTCCGGTGTTCCTGTAAGAAGTTCTTCCGCATCATACCGTACTTCGTCAGCGTTCCCTCCGGTTCCTCGTTCGCTGTCAGGTTCGGAATCAGATAATCCCCGTTCTTTTCGTATGTCAGTTTCATGTGCCGCATCCTCCTTTTTGCTCTGTATTTCTATCTCCTGATTGTTTTGTAGCTCCTTTTCGCTTTCACGCTTTAAAGCATTATAGTCTGTATCTGCTTCATTTGCAAGCACTTTCTCCGTATTTTCCAAAGAAGTTTGTGTGCGTCCTGCATTAGCTTTTTCCTGTGCCTTCCTGCGGGCAATCTGGCGGTCATACGCTCCTATGGTTCTGCCTATCTCCATTAAAAGCGGCTTGCACATATCTGTGGTGGCTGTACCAACAACAGACAGGGTTTTCATCGTATTAAAGTCGCTGATATATTCAAATCCCTGCTCGTCTTTCCACAGTTCCATATCTGCACCGCATCGTGACAGTATGGTGTAAGCAATACTGGAAGAAAGCGTATCACGAAGCCTGACACCTACATTTAACTCGTCCAGTTCCTCTAAAAAGCTGCCCTCTTTCACATATTCGATTTCCGGCAGAAGTTCTTCATAATAATCCAAAGCAATCCGATTGGATATTTCCATTATCCGCTGTTCAAAGGAGCTGTTTTTATCCGTTTCTCCGTATGTCTTTTCAAGCTGTGCCAGGACTGTTTCTTTATGCTCCTCACGCAACTCCCACAAATTCGGATCACGTCCTATCCGCCTTGCCTTATGTACGTCGGACACATCGAAAACATATTTCAATCTTGTATAGGAATTTTCCGTATCCAGCAGGGCAATTCCCTTTGCTCCACGGTTTACCCAGCAATTCATCTTCTCATTCCATAGTTCAAGGGACGCACAGGCTGTTGCATCCGGTCGTTGTGCAAAAATAAGTATCTGTTCATTGAACGGATATTTATAAAGCCTTGCAGCGGTAGTCAGATACCTTGTCCACTCCTGCCCGTTTTTCGCTATCTCTTTTGCGGTATCCTCCGCCAGATAGGAAATCATCTGATATTTTGTTACCATAAGCATTCCTCCAAAATGACGGAGGGGATAACCCCCGCCGCCTTATTCATAAAAACCGTGTTCTTCGATACCGTTTTCCAGAATTGTGCCAATCAGCTCCTCCAATTCCATCTCCTTCAGCTCGCTGATCACAATGAGCTTTGCAAGGATATCTTTTTCCACCGGAACGACATAGCTTTCTTCATCAGGGCAAAGCTCCCGTACACAAATCTCCAGTCCGTCTGCAATTTTGCAGAGCGTACTTATATCTGCTTCCCGGATACCTGCCAGAATATCCATCAATACATCTTCCCTGACACCGCACCGCAAAGAAAGTTCTGGAATATCCATATCCTGCTCTTTCATAATGTTTAAAATTTTATCTCCGGTGCTGTAAACAACGGTCTTTTTCATTTCTGTATTCATTTTTCTGTCTCCTTTTCACTTGCTTTTTCTCGGTGGAAATTCCATCTTGAATTTGTACTGCGAACCTTTGATTTCCTTTCCGTCTTTGATATAAGAATAATCCTCAATTCCCTCCGGAATCAGGTACGCATCGTAGCTTCCCTTTTTCCCTTTTAATCCTCTCACAAGGGTCTTTTTCCCTTCAAGCAGACTTTTCATCTGTGTATCGGAAAACGTTGCTCCCATTGCCCTACCCACATTCATGCCGCATTTTTGTTTGCAGTAAGCACCGAATTTTCCTTTTACTACATCGCTGCCGCATTTCGGGCATTTTCCAAGCACTTCCTGCATCGTTCCAAACAAAGACTTCTGATCGTCACTGATACTGTGGTAGGTTTGCACCAGCTCCCGCACCATATCTTCAATGCCATCCATGAACTCCTGCATGGTGTATTCGCCTTTTTCAACCAAAGTCAGCGTATTCTCCCAATCTGCTGTAAGCTTCGGGGATTTTACCATATCCGGCAGAACAGTAATGAGCTTCATCCCGTCCTCGGTGGGAAGCATCTGCTTTTTCTCCCGTTTCACAAAACCGTCTTTGACCAGCTTTTCAATAATGTCAGCTCTGGTGGCAGGTGTGCCAAGTCCTTTGCGTTCCACCTCATCGCCCATATCCTCTGCTCCGGCACGTTCCATCGCAGAAAGCAGGCTGTCCTCGGTAAAATGTTTGGGAGGCTGCGTGAAATGCTCTGTTACCTTTGTCTGGATAACTGGAAACGTCATGCCTTCAGAAAGCTCCGGCAGTTTCTTCTCTTCCTTATCCTCATCTGTTTTTTCTACCCGGTAGGTACGTTTCAATGCTGCTTCAAATTCTTTCCACCCGTTCTGCAGAACCGTTTTTCCGGATACATGAAAGCTGTAACCACCGCAGGAAAACTCTGCTTTTACCGTTTCATACAACTGCTTTTTCCCGGTTGCACATAACAGACGATTAGCGACAAGGGATAAGATTTTCATTTCTCCCTCCGGCACAGCGGAAAGGTCTGTCTTTGTAATTTCTATGGTGGGAATAATTGCATGGTGGTCGGTCACTTTTTTACTGTTCAACACTCTTTTTATATCCGGCTCTGCTCCGGTCTGTTCCTCAAAGAGAATCGCCTGATAAACTGCCCCGATTACCGCTTTTGCAGTTTCTTCCATATCATCGGATAAATACTGGCTGTCCGTTCTCGGATAAGTGACCAGCTTTTTCTCATAAAGGCTCTGGGTGTACTCCAATGTCTGCTTTGCAGTAAAACCAAAGATACGGTTGGCATCCCGCTGAAGCGTGGTAAGGTCATAAAGTTTTGGTGGTGCAACGCTTTTATTTTCCTTTATAACGGAACGAACCACTCCACTCTGACTTTCACACGCTGCAGCAATACTTTCTGCCCTTGCCTTATCGTCAATCCGTTCTGTCATGGCATCTATCCCATCCATCAGAATATGAGCCATGTAATACTGCTCTTTTTCAAAATTCATAATCTTCACTTCACGGTCTACCAGCATGGCAAGGGTGGGCGTCTGTACTCTGCCCACCTTTAATACCTTTCCGCCATACAGTACAGTAAATAATCTCGTACCATTTAATCCCACCAGCCAGTCTGCCTGCTGTCTGCAAAGTGCAGACTGGTACAGGCTGTCATAATCGCTTCCCGGCTTTAAGTTTTCAAACCCGTCACGGATTGCACTCTCCTCCATTGATGAAATCCACAGGCGTTTCATTGGTTTCCGGCAGCCTGCCTGTTCATATACCAGACGGAAGATAAGTTCTCCCTCCCGTCCGGCATCGGTGGCACACACCACACTTTCAACTCTTGTATCGTGCATCAGATTTTTCAAGATTTTATACTGCGTTGCTGTTTCCTTTTTCACTTCATGCTGCCACTGCTCCGGTATCATGGGCAGGCTCTCATAGCTCCATTTTTTCCATGCTTCTGAATACATCTCCGGCTGTGCCAGCTCTACCAGATGTCCTACACACCATGAAACGAGAAATCCGTTTCCCTCCATGTAACCGTCTTTTCTCTCTTTCGCCCCGATCACATGGGAAATTGCCTGTGCTACGCTGGGCTTCTCTGTAACCACCAACTGCATACCTTATTCCTCCTGTTCGTCAAAGAAATCTTCTTCCGTATCTTCCTCCGATTCCTCATCTTCGTTTTCATACTCCTCGTTATCTTCCTCATCTTCATCTTCGTCCTCGATAAAGTCCTCTTTTTTCTTGCGGACAACCTTAAAATAATAAGCAGCTCCGATAACGATTAAGGCAAGACTACCAATCAGCACATACGAAATCATCGGATTCGGTGCTTCTTTCACTTCCGGCTCCGGTTCGGTTTCCTCTGTATTTCCCGTACTCTCTGCACCTTCCGTACCTGTTTCCGTTTCCTTTCCCTCTGTATCTGCCTGCTCTCCGTTGTTGTTTGGCAATGCACTCTCCCCATTCGGAATTGCAGATTCCAACGCAGCGGAATTTTTCGGCAAGGTTTCACTGTTATCGGAAGTTGCATTTAACAGGTCATTTTCCGTAACCTCAGTCAAAAAATATACCATTTCTTCCTCTCCGTCCCGGTCAATAATCAGATAGAAAACTTTCTCCGTGGCGGTCTGAATAGTATAAAACTCCTTGCCCTGACCGGATTTTTCCGTACTTTCTGTTTTCCCGCTTTCTGCCTCCGCAGCTTCTTTCATTGCCTGCTTTTTCTGTTCGGCAGGACTTGTCTGTGATGTGGTATTTCCGTTACTGTCTGTTTTGGTATGCTCCGTCACGGTTCCCGTAGCACTCCCCGGTTTCGTCGGGGTCGCACTCTCCGGGAGCTGCTCCGCCGGATTCCCATCACTGGTATCGGCAGGGTCTTTATAGTACGGATTTTTCGTTTTATAAACCTCAGACATATTTCCGGCATTGTCCATTGCAGAAATGGTAAAATACTCATACCCTGCGTCAAACTGCTGGAGGCGGATATTTAACGTACCGCCCGTCAGATCTGTAAACTCATATCCATTGACATATACCGCCTTTGCACCGGAATCCGTATCATGTACCTGTATGCTTAAAAGCCCGTCACTGACTGCCGCATTTAAGGTCGGCTTTACGGTATCAAAGCACTTTATGGCACGGTTCTTCTCATAGGTATTGCCTTTCTGGTCTGTGACAAGCACATACACGGTACAGTTCTCGGAAATCCTTAATTTCTTTTCCTCCGTCACATCTGTCCAGCTTCCATTCTGCCCTACCTTTGCCTCTATCTTTGCGATTTCAAAATTCCCCGTATCTGCGGTATCTTTTACACTGAAAGAAACGGAAACAATGTCATTATGCCACTCCTCCGGCTGTCTGATTTTGATACTCACATTCGGTTTTTTATAGGTACAGAGCTTATAATCTGTGACGCAGACGGGACAGTTTTTGTCATACTCATACGCACCGCATTGATCTTCGCAATTACATACCGGCTCCGGTTTATCATTTCCCGATACAGTGCCATCCCCGGTGCTTTCATCGGTACTGCCTTCTGTATTCTCTTCGGTGCCGCCTTCGGTGCTTCCCTCCGTGCTGCCCTCCGTAGTTTCTTCCGTGCTTCCCTCGGTACTGTTTTCTGTATTTTCCTCCGTACTGACATCAGTTTCACTTTCGCCGGGTGTCTGCTCCGTACTTTCCTCCGGTTTGGATTCTTCGGTTTCTTTTGTTTCTTCGGCAAAAGCGCTGATTGCGTAGTTCCCATTTACAGAAAA comes from Coprococcus phoceensis and encodes:
- a CDS encoding DUF3849 domain-containing protein → MVTKYQMISYLAEDTAKEIAKNGQEWTRYLTTAARLYKYPFNEQILIFAQRPDATACASLELWNEKMNCWVNRGAKGIALLDTENSYTRLKYVFDVSDVHKARRIGRDPNLWELREEHKETVLAQLEKTYGETDKNSSFEQRIMEISNRIALDYYEELLPEIEYVKEGSFLEELDELNVGVRLRDTLSSSIAYTILSRCGADMELWKDEQGFEYISDFNTMKTLSVVGTATTDMCKPLLMEIGRTIGAYDRQIARRKAQEKANAGRTQTSLENTEKVLANEADTDYNALKRESEKELQNNQEIEIQSKKEDAAHETDIRKERGLSDSEPDSERGTGGNADEVRYDAEELLTGTPERDLSGHDTGGRAESTLSGDTGAGRAENGSPERTDGESRGSERGTESSRSDEVGSEDEQHQTFSGGDRADGTDLQLENDIQEEEIPEPDSGEHSLSGSFFPKLSETEQGEDLQRGILCSDEFLKHKRPEIAGYFQIEQDAKIQADYLRNSFRMEEYTEFNIGEMRGGYRADEDGITLWKGNYLTREAESRLSWEEARFLVNSYMEDGVYLLPGETAERIETAGMYQQLDLFSMFTEQAGNLAMKQAETVTPIRSETKIPPEQIADILRSGGGRDNSRKRIYTKYQQGKTPEEMAAFLQKEYGTTGKGFEFDGKQLAVWFNEDGMRVGYGTSTERPVLQMNWQEVEAKIRSQVVNGTYMGANEAYLTDEAERDRIAGHLFFFFRDGMGELPEELGLKAGNYPEAHARMIEYLSTKEGVELVASHMDQALHQLETGEKKLRFRSVMPKEELREELDNLLIEKQIFPTADHVEIKREDFITQDEIDHNLGRGSGYSHGSFRIYDYFQEKHDSKEAAEFLKKEYGIGGGSHALAGADHSWQDHNFKGIELKKGNICEPYAKVLLSWKVVEKRIRKLVAEDKYLSPAGKEAYARYKEEEAQKALEKAQAVIERKTKVACKEAIERTISEKFDGYRLPKDTPDEVIRKYGSERVSYVLANTVMHLTHDGRFSPDNKAWAKEIEPYAKYENRDLIVSSHPAVLNGFINQTRRYMEQEKEIAAQQITIDGQLCLKIDEWKSEENNYVLGNSMQDNAFFYVLINENVHFEYDYKPSREEIENDYLNLIAMEDIDRHEAEVFSRIEGTEDVAETESRFSVEETSDAFEPGQDFAVWDHGREDYYIKEDGTIPTFETKEEAEHYLQSMEPDTSGHDVQKSVEEPAIEKPVKQPAPKIDKSNAVNFHITDDALGAGSAKEKFRRNIEAIRTLEKVESENRIATRSEQQILSQYVGWGGLADAFDESKSAWAGEYQQLKELLSSQEYASARESTLNAHYTSPAIIRSIYDTLDRMGFEKGNVLEPAMGIGNFFGMLPEKMQESRLYGVELDGITGRIARQLYPKADIKISGFEKTDYPNDFFDVAVGNVPFGQYKVADKQYDKNNFLIHDYFFAKTLDKVRPGGVVAFVTSKGTMDKKSPEVRKYLAQRAELMGAVRLPNTAFKENAGTEVTSDILFFKKRDRVMDIEPDWVHLSEDANGIAMNTYFAEHPEMIVGKMEMVSGPYGMESTCQPDATRPFAEQLMDAVSRIDGEIEAVETDELADELADATIPADPDVKNYSYTLVEDKVYYRENSIMKPVDMSESMQERIKGMVGIRNCTQELINLQLEEYPDTVIKEKQKELNTLYDTFSRKYGLINSQTNKRAFNQDSSYCLLCSLEKLDDEGNFKGKADMFTKRTIKKAEVVTSVDTATEALAVSLSEKAKVDLSYMAELTGKEIDTIKEELTGIIFQNPVTDRWEAADEYLSGNVRDKLQTAKIYAENHPEYNINVQALTQVQPTELDASEIEVRIGATWVEPKYIEDFMRDVFETPQHLFNRNTMGIQYSDVTGQWNVKGKSADYGNSLVNMTYGTNRRNAYQILEDSLNLKDSRVYDTVIEDGKETRVLNKKETMIASQKQEAVREAFKNWVFEDQERRQDLVAKYNKLFNSTRPREYDGSHLKFPGMTPDIDLRPHQLNAVAHQLYGDNTLLAHCVGAGKTFEMIAAAMESKRLGLCQKSLFVVPNHLTEQWASDFLRLYPGANILAATKKDFDPANRKKFCSRIATGDYDAVIIGHSQFEKIPLSQERQIGIIERQIDEIELAIEQAKADNGERYTIKQMEKSRKSLMTRLEKLNDTSRKDNVVTFEQLGVDRLFVDESHNYKNLFLYTKMRNVAGIAQTEAQKSSDMFAKCQYLDELTGGKGITFATGTPISNSMTELYTNMRYLQYGTLQKMGLGHFDSWAASFGETQTAIELAPEGTGYRAKTRFAKFFNLPELIALFKESADIQTPDMLKLPVPEAEYENVVLKPSEYQKEMVTSLADRAEAVRNRLVEPHQDNMLKITNDGRKLALDQRLINDMLPDEEHSKAKTCVDKAFEIWEDTKGEKSAQLIFCDLSTPKGDGTFNVYEDIRNKLMEKGVPAEEIAFIHQANTELRKAELFSKVRSGQVRFLLGSTAKMGAGTNVQDRLIALHHLDVPWRPSDIEQQEGRILRQGNRNPKVKIFRYVTEGTFDSYSWQLIENKQKFIGQIMTSKSPVRSCEDVDEAALSYAEVKALATGNPYIKEKMDLDIQVSKLKLMKANHTSQKYRLEDNIAKHYPQQITILKERISGLQADIQTAKTNLPADKEFFSMRVGNKVYTDKKEAGTALVEMCKEIKSVNAPAVIGEYAGFKMAVSFDSFNHKFVMNIKGQLSHNLEIGVDPLGNISRINHALEAMTKELAEASTKLENVERQLETAKVEVTKPFAQEAELSEKLDRLSALNALLNMDEKGDDGIGMEDDKSELGTEQVADTRKPYPIENTRHNYAVENGNPQGMRLTAAMADKPAQRVSLKEKLETMKVKAAGNNIENSVQRDKGKEEYL
- a CDS encoding helix-turn-helix domain-containing protein, whose translation is MNTEMKKTVVYSTGDKILNIMKEQDMDIPELSLRCGVREDVLMDILAGIREADISTLCKIADGLEICVRELCPDEESYVVPVEKDILAKLIVISELKEMELEELIGTILENGIEEHGFYE
- a CDS encoding type IA DNA topoisomerase, encoding MQLVVTEKPSVAQAISHVIGAKERKDGYMEGNGFLVSWCVGHLVELAQPEMYSEAWKKWSYESLPMIPEQWQHEVKKETATQYKILKNLMHDTRVESVVCATDAGREGELIFRLVYEQAGCRKPMKRLWISSMEESAIRDGFENLKPGSDYDSLYQSALCRQQADWLVGLNGTRLFTVLYGGKVLKVGRVQTPTLAMLVDREVKIMNFEKEQYYMAHILMDGIDAMTERIDDKARAESIAAACESQSGVVRSVIKENKSVAPPKLYDLTTLQRDANRIFGFTAKQTLEYTQSLYEKKLVTYPRTDSQYLSDDMEETAKAVIGAVYQAILFEEQTGAEPDIKRVLNSKKVTDHHAIIPTIEITKTDLSAVPEGEMKILSLVANRLLCATGKKQLYETVKAEFSCGGYSFHVSGKTVLQNGWKEFEAALKRTYRVEKTDEDKEEKKLPELSEGMTFPVIQTKVTEHFTQPPKHFTEDSLLSAMERAGAEDMGDEVERKGLGTPATRADIIEKLVKDGFVKREKKQMLPTEDGMKLITVLPDMVKSPKLTADWENTLTLVEKGEYTMQEFMDGIEDMVRELVQTYHSISDDQKSLFGTMQEVLGKCPKCGSDVVKGKFGAYCKQKCGMNVGRAMGATFSDTQMKSLLEGKKTLVRGLKGKKGSYDAYLIPEGIEDYSYIKDGKEIKGSQYKFKMEFPPRKSK